The Flavobacterium sp. 123 genome contains a region encoding:
- a CDS encoding transglutaminase family protein — MKYKLKHQTIYTYVNAVHNYQSIVCLQPQNSAKQTCSNFKIEIEPKPAKIYSRKDFFGNTLHYFSLHESHKSLKVLVSSDIEVLNDIIQPLNPISCEDARKKFQTDHALKIEVLQYQLPSQFIQWDEEIIAFAQSCLLPDISLFEGILNLIKKIYTEFQFKSGSTNINTPLKTVLKERKGVCQDFSHLAIASLRSVGIPARYVSGYIETLPPKGKVKLEGSDASHAWISVYIPEMGWCEFDPTNNMIPQQRHIVTAYGRDFADVSPLKGIIFSSGEHKVKVEVDVIPV, encoded by the coding sequence ATGAAATATAAATTAAAACATCAAACCATTTATACCTACGTAAATGCGGTTCATAATTACCAAAGTATTGTGTGCTTACAACCGCAGAATTCTGCGAAACAAACATGCAGTAACTTCAAAATAGAGATTGAACCTAAACCTGCAAAAATTTATAGTCGGAAGGATTTTTTCGGAAATACTTTGCATTATTTTTCGCTTCATGAATCGCATAAATCACTGAAAGTTCTAGTATCTAGCGACATTGAAGTTCTTAATGATATTATTCAGCCTTTAAATCCGATTAGCTGTGAAGACGCACGGAAAAAATTCCAAACAGATCATGCGCTCAAAATTGAAGTCTTACAATATCAATTGCCAAGCCAGTTCATACAATGGGACGAGGAAATAATTGCTTTTGCGCAAAGTTGTCTCCTTCCTGATATTTCGCTTTTCGAAGGGATTTTAAATTTAATCAAAAAAATATACACCGAATTCCAATTCAAATCTGGTTCAACAAATATCAATACTCCACTAAAAACGGTTTTAAAAGAGAGAAAGGGAGTTTGTCAAGATTTTTCACATTTGGCGATTGCTAGTTTGAGAAGTGTTGGTATTCCTGCTCGATACGTAAGTGGCTATATTGAAACTTTACCGCCAAAAGGCAAAGTAAAACTTGAAGGTTCTGATGCGTCACACGCATGGATCTCAGTCTATATTCCAGAAATGGGTTGGTGTGAATTTGACCCAACTAACAATATGATTCCGCAACAAAGACATATTGTAACTGCTTATGGAAGAGATTTTGCTGATGTATCCCCGCTTAAAGGAATCATTTTTAGTTCCGGAGAACATAAAGTAAAAGTTGAAGTTGATGTAATTCCAGTCTAA
- a CDS encoding protein-glutamine glutaminase family protein: MEIMESEIPLGYQQANCHNISHYISLLFESKGYSCAKIWAFAPVIYSVSSSKLISFTDKKKLSPNGKIDWGYHVAPILQVKIGNKVRKMVIDPSLFPRGPVRYRTWLGKLKTRKLIYLIMDSDWYLFNSSIIPNSQFQINSDEDLHHLNKPNLKLPESFSNKLITDFFKYEEDCKNNHWVEKGLAINETAIEFYNTEIKPILSLGSQKELINDYKNLVGNVFNFETIFRDEMWNYEMNMEFQNKHQIIIAKYRVIYASNVLKWQESLAKLNK; encoded by the coding sequence ATGGAAATTATGGAATCAGAAATACCGCTTGGTTATCAACAAGCTAATTGCCATAATATTTCGCATTACATAAGTTTGCTATTTGAATCTAAAGGGTATTCTTGTGCCAAAATTTGGGCATTTGCGCCTGTAATTTACTCCGTATCTAGTTCAAAATTAATTTCGTTTACAGATAAAAAAAAACTATCTCCAAACGGAAAAATTGACTGGGGTTATCATGTTGCTCCAATATTACAAGTCAAAATTGGAAATAAAGTTCGCAAAATGGTTATTGACCCAAGCCTGTTCCCGAGAGGTCCTGTTCGATATAGAACTTGGTTAGGAAAACTCAAAACCAGAAAACTTATTTATCTGATTATGGATTCTGATTGGTATTTATTTAATTCCTCAATTATTCCTAATTCTCAGTTCCAAATTAATTCTGATGAGGATTTACATCATCTAAATAAACCAAATCTAAAATTACCTGAATCCTTTTCTAATAAATTAATTACTGATTTTTTCAAATATGAAGAAGATTGCAAAAATAATCATTGGGTAGAAAAAGGACTTGCTATCAATGAAACCGCAATTGAGTTCTACAATACCGAAATCAAACCCATACTCAGTTTGGGTTCACAAAAAGAATTAATAAATGATTATAAAAATTTAGTGGGAAATGTTTTCAATTTTGAAACCATATTTAGAGATGAAATGTGGAATTACGAAATGAATATGGAATTTCAAAATAAGCACCAAATCATAATTGCAAAATACCGAGTAATTTATGCTTCTAATGTTTTGAAATGGCAAGAATCTTTGGCGAAATTAAATAAATAG
- a CDS encoding magnesium chelatase yields MNNIHTLGELKKAGYESKSIKDELRANLREKIKSGIKTFEGVYGFENTVIPELERAILSRHNINLLGLRGQAKTRLARKMIELLDEYIPYVSGSEINDDPLKPISRFAKEIIAAKGDDTPISWLHRSDRFYEKLATPDVTVADLIGDVDPIKAANLKLSYADDRVIHFGMIPRANRCIFVINELPDLQARIQVALFNILQEGDIQIRGFKIRMPLDMQFVFTANPEDYTNRGSIVTPLKDRIGSQILTHYPETIKIARTITEQEAKLDVLQSDLVYVPSLAKDLLEQISFEARESEFIDHKSGVSARLSITAFENLLSTAERRALKSGEDKTTLRLSDFMGIIPSITGKVELVYEGEQEGAALVAQHLIGDAIHTFFPAYFPKIEKLEKQGEKNPYTDIVEWFFAESGFELLDDCSDEEYQKILGSIVPLEVLIKKYQPEIKKEDTFFMKEFILWGLVEYKKLSKDRFSEGYQFKDIYGSFINKL; encoded by the coding sequence ATGAACAACATACACACACTTGGCGAATTAAAAAAAGCGGGTTACGAAAGTAAAAGTATTAAGGATGAATTGCGGGCTAACCTTAGAGAAAAAATAAAATCAGGAATCAAAACTTTTGAAGGCGTTTATGGCTTTGAAAATACCGTAATTCCTGAATTAGAACGCGCTATTTTATCCCGTCATAATATCAATTTATTAGGTCTTCGTGGTCAAGCCAAAACTCGATTGGCTCGAAAAATGATTGAATTGCTAGATGAATACATTCCGTATGTGAGCGGTTCAGAAATTAATGATGATCCTTTGAAACCTATTTCGCGATTTGCTAAAGAAATTATTGCTGCAAAAGGGGATGACACTCCGATTTCTTGGTTGCATCGAAGCGATCGTTTTTATGAAAAATTAGCTACTCCAGATGTTACTGTTGCAGATTTGATAGGTGATGTAGATCCTATAAAAGCTGCCAATTTAAAACTATCCTATGCAGACGATCGCGTCATCCATTTTGGGATGATTCCAAGAGCGAATCGTTGTATTTTTGTTATCAATGAATTGCCAGATTTGCAAGCTCGAATTCAAGTTGCGTTATTCAATATCCTGCAAGAAGGAGATATTCAAATCAGAGGATTTAAAATCAGAATGCCACTTGACATGCAATTTGTATTCACTGCAAATCCAGAAGATTATACCAACCGTGGAAGTATTGTAACACCATTAAAAGATAGAATTGGTTCCCAAATTCTGACACATTATCCAGAAACTATAAAAATCGCTAGAACAATTACGGAGCAGGAAGCTAAGCTAGATGTATTGCAAAGTGATTTAGTTTATGTTCCTTCATTGGCAAAAGATTTATTGGAACAAATTAGTTTTGAAGCTAGAGAAAGTGAATTTATTGATCATAAAAGCGGAGTAAGTGCGCGATTAAGTATTACTGCTTTTGAAAATTTATTAAGTACAGCTGAACGTCGTGCCTTGAAATCAGGAGAAGATAAAACTACTTTACGATTGTCTGATTTCATGGGAATAATTCCTTCTATTACAGGTAAAGTGGAATTAGTTTATGAAGGAGAACAGGAAGGTGCAGCTCTTGTAGCACAGCATTTAATTGGCGACGCCATTCATACGTTCTTCCCAGCTTATTTTCCGAAAATTGAAAAATTAGAAAAACAAGGAGAGAAAAATCCTTATACGGATATTGTCGAATGGTTTTTTGCGGAAAGCGGATTTGAATTATTAGATGATTGTTCTGATGAGGAGTACCAAAAAATCTTAGGAAGTATTGTACCTCTAGAGGTTTTAATCAAAAAATACCAGCCAGAAATTAAAAAAGAAGATACGTTTTTTATGAAAGAATTTATTCTTTGGGGGCTAGTTGAATATAAAAAATTGAGCAAAGATCGTTTTTCTGAAGGATATCAATTCAAAGATATTTACGGTAGTTTTATCAATAAATTGTAA
- a CDS encoding VWA domain-containing protein, whose product MEKDNRKGFYFKQYEAPFQSPFDKLFGIFKELITHTSGDFDEAIDWLRELDKEYKLTDEHYTIDDFIEDLKKKGYIREELKDDGTSGIGITAKTERAIRQQALDTIFGNLKRSGTGNHKTKHVGNGDEHTGEFREFHFGDGLERISLTESLRNAQINNGVADFILTENDLVVEETQYKSQMSTVLMIDISHSMILYGEDRITPAKKVAMALAELITTRYPKDTLNILVFGNDAWTISISDLPYLKVGPYHTNTVAGLQLAMDLLRRKRNTNKQIFMITDGKPSCVREKDGSYYMNSNGLDEYIVDKCYTQAQQARKLHIPITTFMIANDPYLQKFVNRFTEANQGKAFYTGLKGLGEMIFEDYETNRKKRIK is encoded by the coding sequence ATGGAAAAAGATAATAGAAAAGGATTTTATTTCAAGCAATACGAAGCGCCATTCCAGTCTCCGTTTGACAAACTCTTTGGTATTTTCAAAGAATTAATCACACATACTTCAGGAGATTTTGATGAAGCTATTGATTGGTTGCGTGAATTAGATAAAGAATATAAACTCACGGATGAACACTACACCATTGATGATTTCATTGAAGATTTAAAGAAAAAAGGCTATATCCGTGAAGAACTGAAAGACGATGGAACTTCAGGAATTGGAATTACTGCCAAGACTGAACGTGCGATTAGACAACAAGCATTGGACACTATTTTTGGAAATCTAAAACGTTCTGGAACTGGAAATCACAAAACAAAACATGTAGGAAACGGAGATGAACATACGGGCGAATTCCGTGAATTTCATTTTGGTGATGGATTGGAACGAATTTCTTTGACCGAAAGCTTGCGTAATGCCCAAATCAATAATGGTGTTGCTGATTTTATACTTACAGAAAATGATTTGGTTGTTGAAGAAACCCAGTATAAATCCCAAATGAGTACTGTATTGATGATTGATATAAGTCACAGTATGATTTTGTATGGAGAAGACCGAATTACACCTGCCAAAAAAGTCGCAATGGCTTTAGCTGAATTAATTACAACGCGCTATCCAAAAGATACTTTAAATATTTTAGTTTTTGGAAATGATGCTTGGACAATATCTATCAGTGATTTACCGTATTTAAAAGTCGGACCTTACCACACTAATACGGTTGCGGGATTACAACTGGCTATGGATTTGCTTCGTAGAAAGAGAAATACAAACAAACAAATTTTCATGATTACAGATGGTAAACCTAGCTGTGTTCGTGAAAAAGATGGTTCTTATTATATGAATAGCAATGGTCTTGATGAATATATTGTAGACAAATGTTATACTCAAGCGCAACAAGCTCGAAAATTACATATTCCTATAACTACGTTCATGATTGCAAATGATCCTTATTTACAAAAATTTGTAAATAGATTTACTGAGGCAAATCAAGGAAAAGCATTTTATACCGGTTTGAAAGGTTTAGGTGAAATGATTTTTGAGGATTATGAAACTAACAGAAAGAAAAGAATAAAATAG
- a CDS encoding YchJ family protein gives MAQNKCYCGSQKNSLDCCEPFVNRTKKAPTAEALMRSRYVAYVTHAVDYLVETTHVSERKYHLKSDILNWSVSNKWLKLEIIKATENTVEFKAYFIDSNGNNQIHHEDSTFVFENGSWFYVDGSFY, from the coding sequence ATGGCACAAAATAAATGCTACTGTGGTTCACAAAAAAATAGCTTAGACTGTTGTGAGCCTTTTGTAAATAGAACCAAAAAAGCGCCAACTGCGGAAGCTTTGATGCGTTCCAGATATGTTGCTTATGTTACTCATGCCGTCGATTATTTAGTTGAAACTACTCATGTTTCAGAAAGAAAATACCATTTGAAATCTGATATTTTGAATTGGTCGGTAAGCAATAAATGGTTGAAACTAGAAATTATTAAGGCTACAGAAAACACCGTAGAATTCAAGGCCTATTTTATAGATAGCAACGGAAATAACCAAATTCATCATGAAGACTCCACTTTTGTCTTCGAAAACGGAAGTTGGTTTTATGTAGATGGATCATTTTATTGA
- a CDS encoding PAS domain S-box protein produces MTKNKWSNFVNWFVIRPKTSGFLIFLVLSVAIILISVQRYYILREEQETEMNFVLKDIHQKIEQSLKNCYVTTTALALTINDEGVPKNFDVVSKQLLESNHIVSIVQLVPNGVIKYIYPLKGNEAALGLDILSSKSLKDEAWKAVKTKKIYFAGPLNLKQGGFGIVGRLPVYNNDNKFWGFSAVVIKFSSLLKASGTETIDKSKYSFQFSKINPETKTEEFLITNKFDTTKNNFVSYQMPDSDWKIYLISKKSYFNNALILLPGILGLILAILFGILTTKLIEKPKELQLLVNNQSSTILKNEMKFKAIFDQATVGFAIIGADSGNFIEVNSKLCSMLGYTQEEFIDKHFSLFTHPDDISKSIQNLKNLREGKVREYSAEKRYIAKSGKVIWVNITVSPLWKTNEAPSTNIVFIKDITLRKKAQFLIEKSETRFRTLFDSSPLPLWEQDLSGVKKHLFDLNLMHKDPEIVYDFFDKNPDEINRCVSLTKIIDVNYECLNLLKVQDKTTFFENLAQLIGNDTVESIKQQLVAISQDAKQFSIDTRIRIANGEYRDINLRWNVIQGYEDTLKRVILSTQDITDRKASEKTILDSQTRTKSLINAIDGIVWEYDIYTQNFTFISQKVQDILGYKAKEWLKTPYFWENHIHPDDKDWVIEFCNPSRMDNSNRDFEYRMISKTGKIVWIRDIVNFVFENNVPVSLRGIMIDITKNKESENDLNSSFQLVTEQNKRLLNFSYIVSHNLRSHTSNIESITSLMDSSESEEEREQMMQLLKSVSNSLSETMDHLNEVININTNIDLVTKPLNLNQYILNTETLLCEQIQLHEVTIVSDIPEDLDINYNPAYLESILYNLISNAIRYRHPQRKPIIAIKWYKEKETNIIEIEDNGIGIDLKRNGDKIFGMYKTFTVNPDSRGIGLFITRNQIEAMGGHITVESEPNKGTTFKIYMK; encoded by the coding sequence ATGACTAAAAATAAATGGTCAAATTTCGTAAATTGGTTTGTAATTAGACCTAAGACTTCCGGTTTCTTAATATTCCTTGTATTAAGTGTAGCTATTATTTTAATTAGCGTGCAACGCTATTATATTCTTAGAGAAGAACAAGAAACCGAGATGAATTTTGTTTTAAAGGATATTCATCAAAAAATTGAACAATCGCTCAAAAACTGTTATGTAACCACAACTGCCCTTGCACTAACTATTAATGATGAAGGGGTTCCTAAAAATTTTGATGTAGTAAGCAAACAATTACTAGAATCAAATCATATTGTAAGTATTGTACAATTAGTGCCAAACGGGGTTATCAAGTATATCTATCCGTTAAAAGGTAATGAAGCCGCGCTAGGTTTAGACATTCTTAGTTCAAAATCCCTTAAAGATGAAGCGTGGAAAGCGGTTAAGACCAAAAAAATCTATTTTGCAGGCCCTTTAAACCTAAAACAAGGAGGCTTTGGAATTGTTGGCAGACTTCCTGTTTACAATAATGACAATAAATTTTGGGGGTTTTCAGCCGTGGTAATAAAATTTAGTTCTTTACTAAAAGCTTCTGGAACTGAGACAATAGACAAATCTAAATATTCGTTTCAATTTTCGAAGATAAATCCAGAGACAAAGACTGAAGAGTTTCTTATTACTAATAAATTTGACACTACTAAAAATAATTTTGTATCCTATCAAATGCCCGATAGTGATTGGAAAATTTATTTGATTTCAAAAAAGTCTTATTTTAATAATGCTCTAATCTTATTACCTGGCATATTAGGGTTGATTTTAGCAATTCTATTTGGTATTTTAACAACAAAACTTATTGAAAAACCAAAAGAATTACAATTATTGGTGAACAATCAATCATCAACAATTTTAAAAAACGAAATGAAATTTAAGGCTATTTTTGATCAAGCCACAGTAGGTTTCGCCATTATTGGAGCCGATTCTGGAAATTTTATTGAAGTAAATAGTAAGTTGTGTAGCATGTTAGGGTATACACAAGAAGAGTTTATAGATAAACATTTTTCGCTTTTTACCCATCCTGATGATATCAGTAAAAGCATTCAGAATTTAAAGAACTTACGAGAAGGAAAAGTCAGAGAATATTCGGCTGAAAAGCGTTATATAGCAAAATCTGGGAAAGTTATTTGGGTTAACATAACCGTTTCGCCACTCTGGAAAACAAATGAAGCCCCAAGTACTAATATTGTTTTTATAAAAGATATAACCTTGCGTAAAAAAGCGCAGTTTTTAATTGAAAAAAGCGAAACTCGTTTTAGAACTCTCTTTGATAGTTCTCCTCTTCCGTTATGGGAACAAGATTTATCTGGAGTTAAAAAGCATTTGTTTGATTTAAATTTAATGCACAAAGACCCCGAAATTGTATATGACTTTTTTGATAAAAATCCAGATGAAATAAATCGTTGCGTTTCATTAACAAAAATAATCGATGTTAATTATGAATGTCTAAACCTTCTTAAAGTTCAAGACAAAACCACGTTTTTTGAGAACCTTGCACAACTAATCGGTAATGATACCGTTGAATCCATTAAACAACAATTAGTTGCCATTTCTCAAGATGCGAAACAATTTAGTATTGATACTAGAATACGAATTGCAAACGGAGAATATCGTGATATCAACTTAAGATGGAATGTAATTCAAGGCTATGAAGACACATTAAAAAGAGTTATTCTCTCAACCCAAGACATTACGGACCGTAAGGCCTCTGAAAAAACAATTCTCGATTCACAAACAAGAACTAAATCTTTAATTAATGCCATCGATGGTATAGTTTGGGAATATGATATTTATACTCAAAACTTTACTTTTATAAGCCAAAAGGTTCAAGATATATTAGGCTATAAAGCCAAAGAATGGTTGAAAACACCTTATTTTTGGGAAAACCATATCCATCCTGATGATAAAGATTGGGTTATTGAGTTTTGTAATCCTTCCCGAATGGATAATTCAAACCGTGATTTTGAGTATAGAATGATTTCTAAAACGGGGAAAATTGTTTGGATACGAGATATTGTCAATTTTGTTTTTGAAAATAATGTTCCCGTTAGTTTACGTGGAATTATGATTGATATCACAAAAAATAAAGAATCCGAAAATGACTTAAACAGCTCCTTTCAATTAGTAACAGAGCAAAACAAACGTTTATTGAATTTCTCCTATATTGTTTCACACAATTTGAGATCACATACCAGTAACATTGAATCTATTACAAGTTTAATGGATTCATCTGAATCAGAGGAAGAAAGAGAACAAATGATGCAATTGTTAAAATCCGTTTCCAATTCACTTAGCGAAACTATGGATCATCTAAATGAAGTCATCAATATAAATACGAATATAGATTTAGTTACAAAACCATTAAACTTAAATCAATATATCCTAAATACGGAAACACTGCTGTGTGAACAAATACAATTACACGAAGTGACAATTGTTTCAGATATTCCAGAAGATTTAGATATTAATTATAATCCAGCCTACTTAGAAAGTATTCTTTATAATTTAATTTCAAATGCTATTCGATATAGGCATCCACAAAGAAAACCTATAATCGCAATCAAATGGTATAAAGAAAAAGAAACAAATATTATTGAAATTGAAGACAATGGAATTGGAATTGACTTAAAAAGAAATGGTGATAAAATTTTTGGAATGTACAAAACATTCACTGTAAATCCAGATTCTAGAGGAATTGGATTATTTATTACCAGAAACCAAATCGAAGCTATGGGAGGACACATTACTGTTGAAAGTGAACCCAACAAAGGGACAACATTTAAAATCTATATGAAATGA
- a CDS encoding response regulator: protein MKKKIIWVVDDDAIYQIIINKIIQKSDIFSESASFKNGKEAINALKNSITDVDSIPDIILLDINMPVMDGWEFMEEMKMIKSQINKKIITYIVSSSIAIEDKNKSKKFADIFGYISKPVSVNDLLSIASKEE, encoded by the coding sequence ATGAAAAAGAAGATAATCTGGGTTGTAGATGACGATGCTATTTATCAAATAATTATAAATAAGATAATACAGAAATCCGATATTTTTTCAGAAAGTGCTTCATTCAAAAATGGGAAAGAAGCTATTAATGCATTGAAAAATTCCATAACTGATGTTGATTCAATTCCTGATATAATCTTATTAGATATCAATATGCCCGTAATGGATGGATGGGAATTTATGGAAGAAATGAAAATGATTAAATCACAAATCAACAAAAAAATCATCACCTACATTGTAAGTTCTTCAATTGCAATTGAAGACAAAAACAAATCTAAAAAATTTGCAGATATTTTTGGATACATTTCCAAACCTGTTTCTGTAAATGATCTATTATCAATTGCTTCAAAAGAAGAATAA
- a CDS encoding KTSC domain-containing protein, with protein sequence MKKIVEYRKLLNVDKTAELKDLKTIYRNAMKEAHPDKFQGDEDGLKAAEENSKKIIEAYHFLVSINPETIKQNLPEYTETISTSTITDYKFVEGRLIINFSNGSVYEYISVPKATYVKMVNADSPGRFAKRHILNSFTWRKTINQD encoded by the coding sequence ATGAAAAAAATAGTTGAATACCGCAAACTGCTAAATGTAGACAAAACTGCAGAGCTTAAAGATTTAAAAACAATTTACCGCAACGCGATGAAAGAAGCGCATCCTGATAAATTTCAAGGAGATGAAGACGGTTTGAAAGCTGCAGAAGAAAATAGTAAAAAAATTATTGAAGCTTACCATTTCTTGGTTAGTATCAATCCTGAAACTATAAAACAAAATTTACCTGAATACACAGAAACAATTTCAACTTCAACAATTACAGATTATAAATTTGTTGAAGGAAGATTAATTATTAACTTTTCAAACGGAAGTGTTTACGAATACATCAGTGTTCCTAAAGCAACTTATGTGAAAATGGTTAATGCTGATTCTCCAGGAAGATTTGCAAAAAGACATATCCTTAATTCTTTTACTTGGAGAAAAACAATCAACCAAGACTAG
- a CDS encoding DUF4369 domain-containing protein produces the protein MKKIILLLSATVVLFSCSKVGKDEYIISGTATGIENGKTVVLETQDENGMGLVPKDTVKVENGKFEMKGKITEPAFYFIQLEGAQGKIPLILENGEVTIAVNKDSIQKSKVSGTYNNDEYVTFNNEIIKVQKKLMDFQTSNTQLMNTAQQTKDTAVINKLMKEFTKIQQEVGNASKAKYLTYAETHPKSYISVLIIQGMLNDPSTDMKKAESLYNSLEEAVKNTKPGKAIKTKLAELKTPSVGASPVAPAAPGAAN, from the coding sequence ATGAAAAAAATAATTTTATTACTTTCTGCTACTGTTGTATTATTTTCTTGTAGCAAAGTTGGCAAAGATGAATACATCATTTCAGGTACTGCAACAGGAATTGAAAATGGTAAAACAGTAGTCTTGGAAACTCAAGACGAAAACGGAATGGGATTAGTACCAAAAGATACTGTGAAGGTTGAAAATGGTAAATTTGAAATGAAAGGAAAAATTACTGAGCCTGCATTTTATTTCATACAATTAGAAGGAGCTCAAGGAAAAATTCCTTTGATTCTAGAAAACGGTGAAGTTACTATAGCGGTTAATAAAGATAGTATCCAAAAATCAAAAGTTTCAGGAACTTACAATAATGACGAATATGTTACTTTTAACAATGAAATCATTAAAGTTCAAAAGAAATTAATGGATTTTCAAACTAGCAACACACAATTAATGAATACAGCACAACAAACTAAAGATACTGCTGTAATCAATAAATTGATGAAAGAATTTACTAAAATTCAACAAGAAGTTGGTAATGCTTCAAAAGCTAAATACTTAACCTATGCTGAAACTCACCCAAAATCATATATTAGTGTATTAATCATTCAAGGAATGCTTAACGATCCTAGTACTGATATGAAAAAAGCGGAGTCTTTATACAACAGTCTTGAAGAAGCTGTGAAAAACACTAAACCAGGAAAAGCAATAAAAACAAAATTAGCTGAATTGAAAACACCATCAGTTGGAGCTAGTCCAGTTGCACCAGCTGCACCAGGAGCTGCTAACTGA